AACCCTGAAGACGCTGGTTGGGAGAAGTCGGTAGAGGCCATGCTCGACGAGGTGGACCGCTGCGACGCCCTCGGCGTAAAGCACCTGGTGTCCCATCCCGGCTCTCACCTCGACTCCGGCGAGTCGGCGGGACTGAGGCGCATCGCCGAGGCCCTCGATGCCATCCACGAGGCCAGACCCGCCTCAGCATGCCTCATCACCTTAGAGGCCACCGCCGGCCAGGGCACGAACCTCGGCTACCGCTTCGAACACTTCTCGGAGCTCCTGGGCATGGTCAAAGCCCCTAAGCGGCTGGCCTTCTGCCTCGATACCTGTCACATCTTCGCCGCCGGCTACGACCTCGTCGATAGGTCGGGCTACGAGGGAACGATGAAGGCCTTCGACGAGTCGGTGGGCCTGGAGAGGCTCGCCCTCTGGCACGTGAACGATTCGGTCAAGGGCCTGGGAAGCCGCCTCGACCGCCACGCCCACATCGGCCGGGGCGCAATCGGCCTGAAGGGCTTCCGGCGGCTGGTCAACGACGAGCGCTTCTTTCAAACCCCAATGATTCTGGAAACCCCGAAGGATAAGCCGACGGACGACGTTGAAAATCTGAGAACCCTCCGCCACCTCGTGACCGGCAAGGCCAGAAAGGCCACTAAAACCCTCAAGCCGGAAGAAGCCCTGCCCAATAAGGCCATGACAAAAGCGAAGAAGTAAGCTACGAAAGGAGCCTGACCGTCTGCCAGCCCTTCCATTTGGCCATTTGACACATTTGACACTTCTACACACATCTTGGGTTTTTCAAGAAGTGTCAAATTGAGCCTTGTACATTGATTTTACTGGCCTTATAGAAAATCAGCCCTCGGACATAAGCGTACAGTGTCCAACAGTGTCCAGAAGCCTCAGCTTACCATAAACCATTGATTATATTGTGGCTATTGGAAATCGTAGGCTTTTGGAAAATGGACAGGTGTGAAGGAGGTGTCCAACTCTTGTAAGTGGTGGAAATTATAAAGCTTGCGGGCTTTAGCCAGAAATCCCGTGTATTTCGGGATCGGCAGCCCCACCTTCCGCTTAAGGCGGACCTGAGGCGGAACCCCCCGACCCGCCTGAGGCGGGCTGGCGGTCTCAGGTTCAGGAGCGAACCTGAGCTACCCAAATTAAGGGTAGTCGGGGTCGCCCCTGACCCCGACTCGACCTGTCGAGGGCGCGGTATGATTATTTATTGGCTTTAATTCCCCTTGCGCGCTCAAGCAGTCTCTCCGCTTCGTCTTCCCTCCCCATTTTCTTATAAAGCACCGCCAGATTTATCAGCTCATTGGTCACATCGGTGTGGCCGGGCCCACGGGTCTTCTCCCTAATCGCCAGGGCCCGCCGGTACATGACCTCGGCTTCGGAGTACTGGCCCTGCAATGTGTAGATCTTCGCCAGTCGGTTCAGCATAAATACGACCCGGGGATGGTCCGGCCCGATCGATTTCTCCCGGAACTCTAAAACCCGCCTGTAGAGAGGCTCCGCCTGGGCGTACTGGCGCTGCTTATAGTAGACAAGAGCCAGGTTGTTCAGGCTCTGGGCCACAACGGGGTGGTCCGGCCCGAGGGTTTTTTCCCGGATCGCCAGCACCCGCGTGTAGAGAGGCTCCGCATCGACGTACAGGCCTTGCTTTTTATACAGGAGCGCCAAGCTGTTCAGTGCTTTGCCCACATCGGGATGGTCCGGCCCGAGGGCCTTTTCCCGGATCGCCAGCGCCCGCCTGAAAAGCGGCTCCGCCTTGGCGTACTCTTTCTTTTTCATGTAGGCATTGCCGAGGCTGTTGAGCGCCTTCTCATCGCCTGGCTTGAGGCGAAGGGACTTCTCGTACGAGGCGATGGCCTGGTCCAACAGGCCCTTTGCCCCGTAGGCGCGGCCGAGCTCGTAATGGGCCTTGGCATCACCCGGCTTGAGATAGACGGCCTCCCGAAACGCCGAGAGGGCGGCATCGTACTGGCCCGTCTTGCCGTAGGCCACGCCGAGGTCGTAATACGCA
This window of the Nitrospinota bacterium genome carries:
- a CDS encoding deoxyribonuclease IV, whose protein sequence is MRFGAHVSIAGSVAEAPARGLELGCRTIQIFTKNARQWKAKPLGDEEADQFRAAVDTSPIWEVAAHNTYLINMANPEDAGWEKSVEAMLDEVDRCDALGVKHLVSHPGSHLDSGESAGLRRIAEALDAIHEARPASACLITLEATAGQGTNLGYRFEHFSELLGMVKAPKRLAFCLDTCHIFAAGYDLVDRSGYEGTMKAFDESVGLERLALWHVNDSVKGLGSRLDRHAHIGRGAIGLKGFRRLVNDERFFQTPMILETPKDKPTDDVENLRTLRHLVTGKARKATKTLKPEEALPNKAMTKAKK